One window from the genome of Actinomycetes bacterium encodes:
- a CDS encoding TM0106 family RecB-like putative nuclease, translating to MQYIDSQWVFSASDLTLLLDCEHATEMNIAYRADLLEVEPVEAEGMVALAGKHGIRHEERILQRLQQQYDVVEVDSPDRTAGIAGFVAAADETRRAMVTGAEVIYQGCFFDGQFLGYSDFLMRTDDGYEVYDTKLAKSVKEAALVQLASYSDQVARLGFPMPTDMHVWLGTDEISSHAVADYLEQMRQLRAEMEQRLAVPAAVPDPLWADKRSACGSCRWRETCAAGRDEARDLSLIHGIRGNQIKSLRQTGITTVEALGSADPSQRPAKVSVGVFDKLRSQARLQSVQDAGRSEADPVGSVSAEFFARGGVAKLPPRSEGDVWFDIEGDPFAPGDAGLEYLFGYLTAVDGCEEFTALWAHTPAEEKAMLADFVAQLQQRIDRWPDLHIYHYANYEQTKLRKLAEEHQICEVEIQQWFDEGRLVDLEKIFRRSFRVSQRSYSLKKLEPLYGLVRDEDVQTAGDSVVDYEEYLDLLAEAEHDPQRAAELRATAQAKLAGIRDYNEVDCRSTYRLDTWIREQAIG from the coding sequence GTGCAGTACATCGACAGCCAATGGGTGTTCAGTGCCAGTGATTTGACGTTGTTGTTGGATTGCGAGCACGCCACCGAGATGAACATCGCTTACCGAGCAGACCTACTGGAGGTGGAGCCCGTCGAAGCTGAGGGCATGGTTGCGCTGGCCGGCAAGCATGGCATCCGGCATGAGGAGCGGATACTGCAGCGACTGCAACAGCAATATGACGTGGTGGAGGTGGATTCACCTGACCGTACCGCTGGGATCGCTGGCTTCGTTGCTGCCGCGGACGAAACCCGACGGGCGATGGTCACAGGAGCTGAGGTGATCTATCAAGGCTGTTTCTTCGACGGTCAGTTTCTGGGGTACTCCGACTTCCTGATGCGGACCGACGATGGCTACGAGGTGTACGACACCAAACTCGCGAAGTCAGTCAAAGAGGCTGCGCTCGTGCAGTTGGCCAGTTACAGCGATCAAGTGGCGCGACTCGGATTCCCCATGCCGACAGACATGCACGTCTGGCTGGGTACTGACGAGATCTCCAGTCACGCTGTCGCGGACTATCTGGAGCAGATGCGGCAGTTACGCGCTGAGATGGAGCAACGGCTGGCGGTCCCGGCAGCGGTACCCGATCCGCTGTGGGCGGATAAGCGATCAGCCTGCGGTAGCTGCCGGTGGCGAGAAACCTGCGCGGCAGGTCGCGATGAAGCCCGCGACCTGTCCCTGATCCACGGCATCCGTGGCAACCAAATCAAGTCGCTGCGGCAGACAGGCATCACCACCGTTGAGGCATTGGGGTCCGCCGATCCCAGTCAGCGGCCAGCGAAGGTGTCAGTGGGAGTCTTTGACAAGTTGCGCAGCCAAGCCAGACTGCAGTCGGTGCAAGACGCTGGTCGCAGCGAGGCAGACCCAGTCGGATCGGTGTCGGCTGAGTTCTTTGCTCGTGGTGGTGTGGCCAAGTTGCCACCGCGCAGTGAGGGTGATGTCTGGTTCGACATCGAAGGCGATCCCTTCGCGCCTGGGGACGCCGGTCTGGAGTATCTGTTCGGCTACCTCACCGCAGTTGACGGCTGCGAAGAGTTCACTGCGCTGTGGGCGCACACCCCAGCGGAAGAGAAGGCGATGCTGGCCGACTTCGTGGCGCAGCTGCAGCAGCGCATTGATCGTTGGCCGGACCTGCACATCTACCACTACGCCAACTATGAACAAACCAAACTGCGCAAACTCGCCGAAGAACACCAGATCTGTGAGGTGGAGATCCAGCAATGGTTCGACGAAGGTCGGCTGGTTGATCTAGAGAAGATCTTCCGTAGGAGCTTCCGAGTTTCGCAACGCTCCTACTCATTAAAGAAGTTGGAGCCGCTATATGGGCTCGTGCGTGACGAGGACGTGCAGACCGCTGGCGATTCGGTCGTGGACTACGAGGAATACCTGGATCTGTTGGCCGAAGCTGAGCACGATCCGCAACGAGCAGCAGAGCTGCGCGCCACCGCACAAGCGAAGTTGGCGGGCATCCGGGACTACAACGAAGTCGACTGCCGCAGCACCTATCGCCTAGATACCTGGATCAGGGAACAAGCAATCGGCTGA
- a CDS encoding MFS transporter: MSEISPEVRRRQRLYLIAIGMVVAGGLVGHLGATSATTLEGGKEDGSFDTGLYITITTLFAGFTAIRALPLAQRWGALRTWAWVSVAHSTLWLVLGVLVLTIDSHTTLLFIFAPFLGVIAGLLGVVSPLMTKAYLGGGMAHANSRRAAVAGIAGAVSLLVGGALIHLVGPGIGILLCGVMGLPLLVVAFRVEPSEEAPEVVVPPHPLRSTLRNTAENPRLRLVALVAVSTVMFTLPFAMLIVPILNDVDHNPVPSGAGIVLAGMSLGKLLTPRVVDKIESSGRKDVVGALLAALGIAVLLYAFAASTPLLSGIPELAVWVLIGIGFGALRATVISMNEGAAVAAMPKGMAMEGIAVLAMAATFASPLAAFSWGWSIQQIGAIPTIWIGATLMVVTAVALRILHHRSVLQSDASPG; this comes from the coding sequence ATGAGCGAGATCAGCCCAGAGGTGCGCCGAAGGCAGCGGCTGTATCTGATTGCGATCGGGATGGTCGTTGCTGGTGGGCTTGTGGGTCATTTGGGTGCTACGTCTGCCACGACTTTGGAGGGCGGAAAAGAAGACGGCAGCTTCGACACCGGCCTCTACATCACCATCACCACGCTGTTTGCGGGATTCACGGCTATCCGTGCGTTGCCGCTCGCGCAACGTTGGGGGGCGCTAAGAACATGGGCTTGGGTAAGTGTCGCGCATTCAACGCTGTGGTTGGTGCTGGGAGTGTTGGTCTTGACCATCGACAGCCACACCACACTACTGTTCATATTCGCCCCATTTCTCGGGGTGATCGCGGGTCTGCTGGGGGTGGTATCGCCCCTGATGACTAAGGCTTACCTCGGTGGTGGGATGGCGCACGCAAACTCCCGCCGAGCAGCTGTCGCGGGTATCGCTGGTGCTGTTTCCTTACTGGTAGGCGGTGCGCTGATCCATCTGGTGGGCCCGGGTATCGGAATCTTGCTGTGTGGCGTCATGGGTTTGCCATTGCTCGTCGTGGCCTTTCGGGTGGAACCGAGTGAGGAAGCACCTGAAGTTGTGGTACCCCCGCATCCGTTGCGCAGTACGTTGCGAAATACAGCCGAAAACCCTCGGCTACGCCTAGTTGCACTGGTTGCGGTATCCACCGTGATGTTCACGCTTCCGTTCGCCATGTTGATCGTGCCGATCCTGAACGATGTCGATCACAATCCGGTGCCCTCTGGAGCTGGGATCGTGTTGGCAGGTATGTCGCTGGGCAAACTGCTCACGCCTCGAGTGGTGGATAAGATCGAGTCCAGTGGCCGCAAGGACGTTGTGGGTGCCCTGTTGGCGGCACTTGGGATTGCCGTTTTGTTGTACGCCTTTGCGGCCAGCACACCACTGCTGTCCGGCATCCCGGAATTAGCCGTGTGGGTACTGATCGGAATCGGCTTCGGCGCGCTGCGAGCAACGGTCATTTCAATGAACGAGGGAGCTGCGGTCGCTGCCATGCCCAAAGGCATGGCGATGGAAGGAATAGCGGTGTTGGCAATGGCCGCCACATTCGCTTCTCCGTTGGCGGCCTTTTCGTGGGGATGGAGCATTCAACAGATCGGTGCGATCCCCACCATTTGGATTGGAGCAACGCTCATGGTGGTGACCGCAGTAGCGCTGCGGATTCTTCACCATCGCTCAGTGCTGCAATCCGACGCCAGCCCGGGTTAA
- a CDS encoding substrate-binding domain-containing protein — protein sequence MRSKKLGALVGLAAAALVVVGCSSSDDSDGGGTDADAGTAGVILPDSATSDRWETNDRPLLEEAFAAEGVEVDIQNAGGDKAKFATLCDQMINKPVSVLLIVNLDSESGAACTKKAKDQGIPTIDYDRLTLGGDAEYYVSFDNVAVGEKIGEGLVQCMQDNGNNDGPVALLNGSPTDNNATLFKEGYEAVITEAGYTIAADQAVPDWDNTKAGTIFEQMYTKADGDFIGVAAANDGLGGATIAVLDKNGVAGKVPVTGQDATDEGLQRVLLGTQCMSVYKAIKAEAEAAAALAAAIAKGEEPAGVNGSVEDTETGEEVSAVLLVPQAIFPENVKDVVADGFTTAENLCTTDELKKACEEYGVS from the coding sequence ATGAGATCAAAGAAATTGGGAGCGTTGGTGGGTCTGGCCGCCGCTGCTCTTGTAGTCGTGGGGTGTAGTAGCTCCGACGACAGCGATGGTGGTGGAACGGATGCCGATGCCGGTACTGCGGGCGTGATTCTGCCCGACAGTGCCACTTCGGACCGTTGGGAAACCAACGACCGGCCGCTGCTGGAAGAGGCTTTCGCCGCTGAAGGTGTTGAGGTCGATATTCAGAACGCTGGTGGAGACAAGGCCAAGTTCGCCACCTTATGCGACCAGATGATCAATAAGCCCGTGTCGGTACTGCTGATCGTCAACCTGGACAGCGAATCAGGAGCCGCGTGCACTAAGAAAGCCAAGGATCAGGGCATTCCGACCATCGACTATGACCGACTTACCCTTGGCGGCGACGCTGAGTACTACGTGTCTTTCGACAACGTGGCAGTTGGCGAGAAGATTGGTGAAGGCCTAGTCCAGTGCATGCAGGACAATGGCAACAACGACGGCCCGGTGGCGCTGCTGAATGGCTCGCCGACCGACAACAATGCCACGTTGTTCAAGGAAGGTTACGAAGCCGTCATCACTGAGGCTGGTTACACCATCGCTGCTGATCAGGCTGTGCCCGATTGGGATAACACCAAGGCCGGCACGATCTTTGAGCAGATGTATACCAAAGCTGATGGCGACTTCATCGGCGTTGCCGCTGCTAACGACGGCCTCGGTGGCGCAACCATCGCGGTACTGGACAAGAACGGTGTAGCGGGCAAGGTGCCGGTCACTGGTCAGGACGCTACTGATGAGGGTCTGCAGCGCGTGCTGCTCGGCACCCAGTGCATGAGCGTCTACAAGGCGATCAAGGCTGAGGCTGAAGCTGCAGCTGCACTCGCTGCCGCAATCGCTAAGGGTGAAGAGCCCGCCGGTGTGAACGGTTCGGTGGAAGATACCGAGACCGGTGAAGAGGTGTCCGCTGTGCTACTCGTGCCGCAGGCCATCTTCCCGGAGAACGTGAAGGACGTCGTTGCTGACGGCTTCACCACCGCGGAGAACCTGTGTACTACTGACGAGCTGAAGAAGGCTTGTGAGGAGTACGGGGTTTCCTAA
- a CDS encoding ATP-binding cassette domain-containing protein: MAGSSAEPLLALKGIRKSFGAVEVLRGVDLNVYSGKVTALVGDNGAGKSTLIKGIAGIYPFDDGDYSFEGNQVHVHDPKAANRLGIEVVYQDLALCDNLDVVHNMFLGREEKRGIILNEDDMERRARETLDGLSVRTLKSVRQQVSRLSGGQRQTVAIARAVLWNSKLVILDEPTAALGVAQTEQVLSLVKRLADSGLAVILISHNMVDVMEVADNIAALYLGQMAAQVEASEVSHGQVVELITAGRSGDIGLQPATNGEGA, encoded by the coding sequence ATGGCGGGCAGTTCGGCAGAACCCCTTTTGGCACTCAAAGGGATCCGCAAGTCTTTCGGCGCGGTGGAAGTGCTGCGTGGTGTGGACCTCAACGTCTACTCCGGCAAAGTCACTGCGCTGGTAGGCGACAACGGCGCTGGTAAGTCCACCTTGATCAAGGGCATCGCCGGAATCTATCCCTTTGACGACGGCGACTACAGCTTCGAAGGCAACCAGGTTCACGTTCATGATCCGAAAGCCGCCAACCGGCTTGGCATCGAGGTCGTTTATCAAGACCTGGCGTTGTGCGACAACCTTGACGTCGTTCACAACATGTTCCTCGGCCGCGAAGAGAAGCGCGGCATCATCCTCAACGAAGACGACATGGAGCGGCGTGCACGAGAAACGCTCGATGGCTTGAGTGTTCGCACCCTGAAGTCGGTGCGTCAACAGGTGTCTCGTCTGTCTGGTGGTCAGCGCCAGACTGTGGCGATCGCGCGAGCGGTGTTGTGGAACAGCAAACTGGTCATTCTGGACGAGCCCACCGCGGCTCTGGGCGTTGCGCAGACCGAACAGGTGCTCAGCTTGGTGAAACGGCTCGCCGACTCTGGTCTGGCCGTCATTTTGATCTCTCACAACATGGTCGACGTCATGGAAGTAGCCGACAACATTGCCGCGCTGTATTTGGGACAGATGGCAGCCCAAGTGGAGGCCAGCGAGGTGAGCCACGGCCAAGTTGTGGAACTCATCACGGCCGGCCGTAGCGGTGATATTGGTCTGCAGCCTGCCACGAACGGGGAGGGCGCATGA
- a CDS encoding ABC transporter permease, translating into MSTDTATQHPTSSDGLRGAFTEYVDRVRGGNLGSLPAVLGLLVLVVLFTSLQGQTFFSAFNFANLMSQAAMIIVLAMGLVFVLLLGEIDLSAGFAAGTSAAVLGVTLTQNGWPLLLSLSACLVTGLLIGLFIGLLVAKLGIPSFVVTLAMFLALQGLMLLIIGEGGTIGINDEFVLAVQNRNLTPLAGWILFAVVVIGYIAISGLRLRRRIAQNLTHEAVSVWVFKVATLIILGGVATFLLNQERSRRPDITSIQGVPYIIPLILLLMIVLTFVLARTGFGRHVYAVGGNSEAARRAGINVSRIKITCFMICSTLAAVAGILFASRDNSISPTTGGSTTLLFAVGAAVIGGTSLFGGRGKISDAVLGGLVVGVIANGLPLITSQAGIQFIVTGLVLLVAASVDALSRRKAAPS; encoded by the coding sequence ATGAGTACCGATACTGCGACCCAGCACCCGACTTCGTCCGACGGGCTGCGCGGGGCGTTCACTGAATATGTTGACCGGGTCCGCGGAGGCAACCTGGGTTCGCTGCCCGCGGTCTTGGGTTTGCTGGTGTTGGTCGTTTTGTTCACTTCGCTGCAGGGACAGACGTTCTTTTCCGCGTTTAACTTCGCCAACCTGATGTCGCAGGCCGCGATGATCATCGTGCTGGCCATGGGCCTGGTTTTTGTACTGCTACTTGGCGAGATCGACCTGTCGGCAGGTTTTGCCGCCGGTACATCAGCTGCGGTGCTGGGCGTGACATTGACGCAAAACGGGTGGCCGTTGCTGTTGTCATTGTCGGCTTGCCTGGTCACGGGTCTACTCATCGGCTTATTTATCGGCCTGCTGGTGGCGAAACTGGGGATTCCATCGTTCGTTGTAACGCTGGCAATGTTCCTCGCGTTGCAAGGACTGATGCTGCTGATCATCGGTGAAGGCGGAACCATCGGTATCAACGATGAGTTCGTCTTGGCCGTTCAGAACCGCAACTTGACGCCGCTGGCTGGCTGGATTCTTTTTGCGGTCGTAGTGATCGGATACATTGCGATTTCGGGCCTAAGACTGCGCCGGCGGATCGCCCAAAACCTGACTCACGAAGCGGTATCGGTGTGGGTGTTTAAGGTAGCAACGTTGATCATCCTTGGTGGGGTGGCGACCTTCTTGCTAAACCAAGAGCGTTCCCGCAGACCCGACATCACCAGCATTCAGGGGGTGCCCTACATCATCCCGTTGATCCTGCTGCTGATGATCGTGCTCACCTTCGTGCTGGCGCGCACTGGCTTCGGTCGGCACGTGTATGCAGTGGGTGGTAACTCCGAGGCCGCTCGTCGAGCAGGCATCAACGTCAGTCGAATCAAGATCACCTGCTTCATGATCTGTTCCACCCTGGCAGCGGTTGCGGGCATTCTGTTCGCCTCCCGCGACAACTCGATCTCACCCACCACCGGTGGTTCCACCACACTGCTGTTTGCGGTTGGTGCTGCTGTTATCGGTGGCACCAGCTTGTTCGGTGGTCGCGGCAAGATCAGTGATGCGGTACTTGGTGGTTTGGTCGTGGGTGTTATCGCCAACGGGCTGCCATTGATCACTAGCCAAGCTGGCATCCAGTTCATCGTGACCGGACTGGTGCTGCTGGTCGCGGCCAGCGTTGACGCACTGTCCCGCCGCAAAGCAGCACCTTCCTAG